The DNA sequence GGCTGGCAGCATGTTTCTGCTGTGGCTGGGTGAGCAGGTAACCGAACGGGGTATCGGCAACGGCATCTCGCTGCTGATTTTCGCCGGCATCGTGGCCGGATTGCCGGGTGCCTTCGGCGGCACGCTCGAGCTGGTCAGCACCGGCGAGATCGGTGGTGCGGTAGTGCTGCTGCTGTTGCTGGTGATTCTGGGTGTGACGGCGTTCGTGGTGTTCGTCGAGCGCGGCCAGCGACGCATAACGGTCAATTACGCGCAGCGTCAGCAGGGGCAGCGCATGTACGCGGCGCAGACCAGCCACCTGCCGCTGAAACTGAACATGGCGGGTGTGATTCCGGCGATTTTTGCTTCCAGCATTCTGCTGTTTCCGTCGACGCTGGCCAGCTGGGCCGGCAGTGGCGACAACGCGCTGTCCTGGTTGCGGCATGTGACCACAGCCTTGTCGCCGGGTCAGCCGCTGTACGTGCTGCTGTATGCCGCCGGTATCGTGTTCTTTTGCTTTTTCTATACCGCAGTGGTCTTCAATCCGAAGGACACGGCGGACAACCTGAAGCGTTCCGGCGCATTTTTGCCCGGCGTGCGGCCCGGTGAGCAGACGGCCCGCTACATCGATGGCGTGGTGACGCGCCTGACGGTTGCGGGCGCGGCGTACATCGCGCTGGTGTGCCTGCTGCCGGAGTTCATGATCGTTTACTGGAACGTGCCGTTCTATTTCGGTGGGACGTCGCTGCTGATCGTGGTCATTACGATCATGGATTTCATGGCGCAGGTGCAGACCCACGTCATGAGCCATCAGTACGAGGGCCTGATGAAGAAGGCCAACCTGAAGGGCCGCGGCGCCGCCGGTTTGTTCGGCCCCCGTTAGTTTTGGAGTCACGACAGTGAAAGTTCGCGCATCGGTCAAGAAGCTTTGCCGCAATTGCAAGATCATTCGGCGCAAGGGCGTGGTTCGCGTCATTTGTGTCGAAGCCCGGCACAAGCAGCGGCAGGGTTGAGTCGGCCGCGTCGGCCGCAAAGGAATTCTGGAGTTCGGTAAATGGCTCGTATTGCTGGTATCAACATTCCCGACAACAAGCACGCGCGCGTTGCCCTGACGTCGATTTACGGCGTGGGCGCTACCCGTGCGCTGGAGATTTGCGCCGCGGCGCAGATCGAGCCGGCACGGCGCATCCGGGATCTGAGCGAGGCGGAGGTCGAGGCGCTGCGCCGCGAAGTCGGCAAGCTGACGGTCGAGGGCGACCTGCGGCGCGAGCTGCAGATCAACATCAAGCGCCTGATGGACCTGGGCACGTATCGGGGCCTGCGTCACCGCCGAGGTCTGCCGGTGCGCGGTCAGCGCACCCGTACCAACGCCCGCACCCGCAAGGGTCCGCGCAAGCCCATTCGCAAGTAATCGCTAACAGGATCGCCTCATGGCCAAGCCCAACACCAGCAAGACGCGCAAGCGCGTCAAGAAGAACGTTTCCGAAGGCGTGGCGCACGTGCACGCCTCGTTCAACAACACGATCATTACCATCACTGACCGGCAAGGGAACGCCCTGTCGTGGGCCACGGCCGGCTCCTGTGGCTTCAAGGGTTCGCGCAAGAGCACGCCGTTCGCGGCCCAGGTGGCCGCCGACAAGGCCGGCACCAAGGCGCAGGAATTCGGCGTCAAGACACTGGACGTGGTGGTCAACGGTCCCGGGCCGGGTCGCGATTCGGCGGTGCGGTCCCTGAACAACGGTGGCTTCAAGATCCTGAGCATCACCGACGTGACGCCGATCCCGCACAACGGCTGTCGGCCGCCCAAGAAGCGTCGCGTCTGAGTAGCAGAACGCGGCGGCCGTGCGAATCGCGGTCAGCCAGTCGCCAGTCCGTCATCGGCAATAGCCAACGCAGCGAGCGTGTCCAACATGCAGTCATCCGTATACGAGTTTCTGAAGCCCAAGCTGGTCAAGGTCGAGCGCCTCTCGCCGGTGCATTCCAAGGTCACCCTGGAACCATTGGAGCGCGGCTTCGGCCACACGCTGGGCAATGCCCTGCGGCGGGTGATGCTGTCCTCGCTGCCCGGCGCGGCCATTACCGAGGTGCAGATCGAAGGCGCCCTGCACGAGTTCACCACTCTGGAAGGCATGCAGGAAGACGTCATCGAGCTGCTGCTGAACCTCAAGGGCGTCGCGGTGCGTCTGAACGGTCGTGACGAGGCGACCGTGCGCCTGTCCAAGAAGGGCCCCGGCGTGGTCACGGCGGCCGACATCGAGGTCAGCCATGACGTCGAGGTGGTCAACAAGGACATCTACCTGGCCACCCTGATGGCAACCGGCAAGCTCGACATGACGCTCACCGTGCGGGTCGGCCGCGGCTACCAGCCGGCGGCGGTTGCCGATGAGGGCGAGGAGCTGCCGTCCATCGGCAGCCTGCGTCTGGATGCCCTATACAGCCCGGTGCGCCAGGTCAGCTACAGCGTCGAGGCGGCGCGCGTCGAGCAGCGCACGGACCTGGACAAGCTGATCATCGACATCGAGTCGAACGGCACCATCGACCCGGAAGAAGCCATCCGGCGCGCGGCCACGATCCTGTACGAGCAGTTCGCGGTTTTCGTCGAGTTGCAGGGTGGCGCCGCGCCGGGCCGCAGCCGCGAGATGGTGGGCGACATCGACCCGATTCTGATGCAGCCGGTGGAGGAGCTCGAGCTGACCGTGCGCTCGGCAAATTGCCTGAAGGCCGAAAACATTCATTTCATCGGCGACCTGATCCAACGCACCGAGGCGGACTTGCTGCGCACACCGAATCTTGGCAAGAAATCACTGAACGAAATCAAGGAGATCCTGGCCCGCCACGGCCTGTCGCTGGGCATGCGCCTAGAGGGCTGGCCGCCGGCCAACCTGCCCCGGCCGACCGAGATGATTTCCTGACGCGCCGGCGTTGAACGCGACGAGGTTTTACAGACATGCGACACAGAAAGATCGGCCGAAAGCTCGGCCGTAACAGCAGCCACCGCGTGGCGATGTTCAAGAACATGACCGCTGCCCTGGTGCAGGAAGAATTGATCCGGACCACCCTGCCGAAGGCCAAGGAGCTGCGGCGGGTGATCGAGCCCCTGATCACCCGCGCCAAGGTCGATTCGGTGGCCAATCGCCGTCTGGTGTTTGCGCGTTTGCGCGACAAGGAGGCCGTCAGCAAGCTGTTCGGTGAGCTTGGCCCGCGCTACGCGGCACGTCCGGGCGGCTATCTGCGGATTTTGAAGTGTGGCTTCCGTCCCGGTGATGCGGCGCCCATGGCGTACGTTGAACTGGTCGACCGACCGGCCGGCGAGGCGAACGCCGCGGCCGATTGAGGGTGGGACGAAGGTTGCAGTGAAAAAGCCGGGCCAGTCCCGGCTTTTTCACTTATTGCCCGCGCGAGTTGGCGGCAGGCAGGAATTCGTCGGGTGTGGACGACAGATGCGCTGCCACCGGGGCCCGCAAGGGCGAGAACCGACTCTGACGATTGGCCATGTCGTTGCTCGGCATTCGTCATCGCCGCTTGCCGGGTAACGCGGATTGCTGCGCCTCCCGGCCGTGCAGCGCGCGCTTGCGTGCCACGCCCCAGCGGTAGCCGGCCAAGCCGCCATCGATGCGCACGACGCGGTGACAGGGAATCGCCACTGCCAGCGTATTGGCGGCGCAGGCTCCGGCGACCGGCCCGACAGCCTGCGGCGCACCAATGCACTGGGCGATGTCGGTGTACGTGACCGTGCTGCCGGGCGGGATAGCCAGCAATGCCTTCCAGGCGCGCTGCTGAAACGCCGTGCCGCGAACGTCCAGCGGCAGGTCGAGGCCCAGGCGCGGTGCTTCCACAAGCCCACCACCTTGGCCACGGGTTGCTCGAAATCGGCATTACCGCCGATCAATGAGGCGCGCGGGAAACGATCCTGCAGGTCGCGCGCCAGCGCATCCGGATCATCGCCCAGCAGAATGGCGCACACGCCGCGCGCACTGGCTGCCACCAGAATCGCCCTCAGCGAGCACTGGCCGATGGCGAAGCGTATTTGCGTCTTTGCGCCCCCGGCGCGGTAGTCGGTCGGGGTCATTCCCAGGAGCCGGTTCGATTGCTCGTAGAAGCGCCCGTTGGAGTTGTAACCGGCACCGTAGATTGCCTCGGTGATCGTACTGCTGCGGTCCAGCGCGGCGCGCACGCGGCCAGGTCGATGCGCCGCCGCGTAAACCCTCGGCGTCACGCCAGTGACGGCCTTGAAAATGCGATGCAGATGGTAGTTGCTGAGCCCGGCATGTTTCGCCAGCTGGTGCAGGCTTGGCGCCCGTTCGGCTTGCTCAATGAATCGGCACAGCTCGCTCACCAGGGCCGCGTGCCGCACCGTCAAGGGCGCCTGGTCCGGCTTGCAGCGCTTGCAGGGGCGAAAACCCGCGCGCAGCGCATCCGTCGCCGTGAGGTGGAACTGCACATTCTCGGGTCGCGCCAGCCGCGCGGCGCAGCAGGGCCGGCAGAAAACACCGGTGGTTTTGACCGAGTAGAAACAGCTGCTATCGGCCGCCGGATCGCGAGCCATGACCACAGCCCAGCGCGGATCGCTCCGGATGGCGGCGGCGCGGTCTGCCGTGGCGATGGCTGTGGTCATGGTGCATTCCTGTGGTTTCAGGGCGGGCAATCCGACGATAGCCGTTGCCTGGAAACCGGGTACTCCGAATGTTGCTTTTGAATCGATGCTCGGCGATTGCGCCTTCGATGCCGACGCCAGTTGCCACGAGAGCGCACGGGGATATCCGGCGCCGTACCGTGGGGGTGGCCTGCAAACGGCGCGCCGGTGACCGCACGCGTTCTGTCAGGACGCCGGAGGACATCTGACCTGAAGGACCGAGGCGGGCCGACACCGTGGGCGAAGAACCCGGAGATTCGAATGCCGGTGCGCGAACCGCAAGCGGCGCCGGATGGTTCGATCCGGTGTCTGCAAGGTGCCGAAGAATGGTGCCGAGGAGAGGAATCGAACCTCCGACCTACTGATTACGAATCAGTTGCTCTACCGACTGAGCTACCCCGGCGTGGGTGCATGCCCGGTTTGCGTGGTCCGGGGACGCGATTATAGGCGGGCGCTTCCGGCACCGTCTAACCTGCGCCGGCACCGCAGGCGACAAATGGCTAGAATGCTGACCACTTCGCCACCTGGCCTGTTCGTGCCCGTTTCTGCCGCCTCCGATCCCCGTCTTGCCGCGCTCAGCGCCTGGCTGACCCAACGACTGGCCGGGTTCACGCTGGAGCCGGCTTCGGCGGATGCCAGTTTTCGCCGCTATTTCCGCGTGTTCCACTCTGGCGGGACGCTGATTGCCATGGACGCCCCGCCGCCGCAGGAGGACTGCCGGCCGTTCGTCCAGGTGGCCGGGTTGCTGCACGCGGCGGGCCTGAACGCGCCGCAGGTTCTGGCAGCGGATGTCGAGCGTGGCTTCCTGCTGCTGAGCGACCTTGGCCGGCATACGTACCTGGAAGTCATCGGCGAACGAAACGCCAATTCGCTGATGGCGGACGCGATCGGCGCCCTGGTGCGTTGGCAGGCGTCCAGCCGACCCGGCGTGCTGCCGCCCTACGACGCGGCCTTGCTCGGCCGCGAACTGGACCTGTTCCCGGACTGGTACGTGGCCCGGCACCTTGGTCTGGAGTTCACGCCCGCGCAGGCCGAGGCCTGGCTTGCACTGCGGGGCCTGCTGATCGAGCGCGCCGTGACGCAAAGCCAGGTATTCGTGCACCGCGACTACATGCCCCGCAACCTGATGCCGGGCAATGGCGCGCACGGCGGCCCCGGCGTGCTGGATTTTCAGGACGCCGTGTACGGCCCGGTCAGTTACGACGTGAGCAGCCTGCTGCGGGATGCCTTCCTGTCGTGGCCATACCGGCTGGAGGCGCAGTGGCTGTTCGAATACTGGCAGCAGGCGCGCGCTGCCGGCATCGATGTGCCGGCCAGCTTCGAGCGGTTCCAGACCGATTGCGATTTCATGGGCACGCAGCGGCACCTGAAGGTGCTCGGTATCTTCGCGCGCCTGAACTACCGCGACGGCAAGCCGCGCTACCTGGCCGAAACGCCGCGCTTCGTCGGCTATATCGAGGCCGCGGCATCGCGCACGCCCGCCTTGGCGCCGGTGGCGCGACTGCTGGCCGATCTGCACGCGCGGGCTGCGCCATGAAGGCGATGCTTCTGGCCGCCGGTCTTGGCACGCGCATGGGCGAGCTGACGCGCGACCTGCCCAAGCCGCTGCTGGACGTGGACGGCAAGCCATTGATCGCGCACCTGCTGGAGTCGCTGGTCGCTGCGGGCTTTGCCGATCTGGTCATAAACGTGGCGTACCTTGGCGAGCAGATCGAGGCGGCGCTCGGCGATGGCAGCCGGTTTGGCGCCCGGATCGCCTACTCGCGCGAGCCGGACGGCCCACTCGGCACCGGAGGCGGCGTCAAGCGCGCGTTGCCGCTGCTGGGCACGGCGCCGTTCTTGCTTGTCAACGCCGATGTGCGCAGTGATTACCCCTTTGGCCGGTTGCGCCGGCCGCTTGTCGGACGGGCACACCTGGTGTTGGTGGACAACCCGGCCCACAACCCGGCCGGCGACTTTGCCCTTGGCCCGGACGGGCGCCTGGCCAACCAGGGTGAGCCGATGCTGACCTTTGCCGGGCTGAGCGTGCTCGATCCGCGCCTGCTGGAGAGCGCCGGCAAGGGTGCATTCAGTCTGACTCCGCTGCTGCGCGCCGCGGCCGACGCCGGGCAGCTGCATGGCGAACGCTATGCCGGTACGTGGCTGGACGTGGGCACGCCCGCGCGGCTGGCGCAGGCCCGGACGCCGCATTCATGATCGACGCGATCCAGAGCCTCGCCACCCGCATGCTGGCCTTGCTGGGCATCGACCCGCGCTGGCTGGCGTGGGCCACGCCGGTGTCGCTGTTGACGCTGCTGGCCACGGTGGCGCTGTTGCCACTGTTGGTAGCCCGCCTGCCGCAGGATTACTTCTACCGTGAGCACCGCCCGCCGCAGCCACACACCGGTCATTGGCTGCTGCGCTACAGCCTGCTCATCGTCAAGAACCTGCTCGGCGCCGTCCTGCTGGTGGCCGGTCTGGCCATGGTGGTGCTGCCCGGCCCCGGGATAGTGACGATCCTTGCCGCGTTCGCGCTGCTGAACCTGCCGGGCAAATACCGCCTGGAGCGTTGGCTGGTATCGCGCCCACAGGTGCGCGCTGCCATCAGCATGATGCGCGAGCGCGCCGGCCAACCGCCGCTGCACCTGCCCTGACGCGTGACCTGTGCCGCGCTTTTCTCGTAAGCTTGCCGTTGACCGGCGCGAGTCGGTCAACCCTATCCACGGAGACCGTTCGAATGATCCGCATCGCCCCGTCCGGCCTGATTGCCATTGCCCTGCTGGCCGTCATGGCCGCCACACGCAGCCACCATTTCACCTCCCTGCTGGGACCGGGTGACGCCACCCTGGCGGCGTTTTTCCTAGGCGGGCTGTTCCTGCGTCGGGCCGGATGGCTGGCGCTGTTTCTTGCAACGGCGGGGTTGGTGGATTTTCTGGCTGTGCAGGGCGGAACCAGCGCCTGGTGCATCACGCCAGGCTACGCCTTGCTGGCGCCGGCCTATGGCGCACTGTGGCTGGCCGGTCGCCTGTCCACCGGCGCCCTGCAGTCGACCGCCGGGCTGCTGCGCAGCGCGGGTTTGCTCGGTTGCGCCGTTCTGGTCTTTTTCGTGATCTCGAACGTCGGTTTCTATGCCTTCTCGGAAGCCGCGGACCTCAGCGCGATCGACTTCGCCCTGCGCGTGGCCAGCTACCTGCCAGGCTACCTGGCGCAGGCATTCCTCTATAGCGGCGCCGGACTGGTGCTGGCGCATGGACTGATCCGCGGCGGCCGTACCCAGGCCGCCGCCTGAGCGCGCCGGGCAAGGCCCCATGGGCAAGCGCCTGACCCGCATCTATACGCGTACCGGCGACCAGGGCAGCACCGGCCTTGGGGACGGTTCGCGGGTGGCCAAGGACGCCGCCCGGGTCGAGGCCTACGGCACGGTCGATGAGCTCAACAGCGTGGTCGGTCTGCTGCGCACGCATGCGCTGCCCGAGCCAATGGACAGCTGGCTGGGCGAAATCCAGCACCGGCTGTTCGACCTGGGCGGCGAGCTGTGCATTCCCGGTCACACCATCATCAGCGATGCCCATGTCACGTCGCTGGAGCAGTGGCTGGACCGGCTCAACGACGACCTGGAACCGCTGGCCGATTTCATCCTGCCGGGCGGCAGTCCGGCTGCAGCGGTCTGCCATCTGGCGCGCACGGTGTGCCGCCGCGCCGAACGGCGGGTGGTGACACTGCAGGCGCAGGAGCCGGTCAATGGCCCGGCGCTGCGTTACCTCAACCGCCTCTCGGACCTGCTGTTCGTGATGTCGCGCAGCCTGAACCGCGCCGTCGGGGTGGCGGACGTGCTCTGGCAGCGTCCGGCGCAGTGACGGCGGGCGGTTAGGGAAACAGCGTCCGGCGGGGGTCCATCGGCAATTCCTTTGCCAGGCGCCCGTAGAGTTCGCGCGCCGCGTCGGTCAGTGCCGGTGGGGTCACCATCTTGAGCACCACGTACTGATCGCCCGGCGTTGGCGTCGTCGGCAGGCCGCGGCCGCGCAGGCGCAGCGTGTCGCCGCTTTGCGAACCGGCCGGTATGTTCAGCTCGACCACGCCGCCCAGCGTCGGCACCTTGACCGTGGCGCCCAGCGCCGCTTCCCAGGGCGTGATCGGCAGGTCCAGGTACAGGTCGGCGCCCTCCAGGCGATACAGCCGGTGCGGTGCGAACTCGATTTCCAGGTACAGGTCGCCGCCGTTGCTCCCCTGGCCGGCGAGTCGGATGCGCTGACCCGCGCGCACGCCCTTGGGGATGCGCACTTCGAGCGTGCGGCTGCGCCCGCCGGGCTGGCTCAGGTTCACCGCCCGACTGCTGCCGTGGAAGGCGTCCTCGAGCGTGATCTGTACCCGCGCCTGTTGGTCCTCGCCGCGTGCCGACCGGCGCTGCGGGCCTTGCGAACCGGCAAAACCGCGCCCGAACAGGCTGTCGAAAAAATCGCTGAAGCCGGCGCCACCGCCGCTACTGCGAAACTCGAAACCCTTGCCGCCGTGCCAGTCCGGTGGCGGCGAGAAGCCCTGACCGGCCTGCCAGTTGCTGCCCAGCTGGTCGTAGGCGGCGCGCTTGTCGGCGTCCTTGAGTACCTCGTAGGCCTCGGCCACGT is a window from the Immundisolibacter sp. genome containing:
- the secY gene encoding preprotein translocase subunit SecY — protein: MATRAANPAMLGGLGKFAELRRRLLFVIGALLVFRLGAHVPVPGINPQALAAMFEAQRGTVLDMFNMFSGGALQRLSIFALGVMPYISASIIVQLLSSVLPKLEELKKEGAAGRRKLTQYTRYGTVVLATFQALGIAIALEAQTAGGMSVVIDPGFGFRLIAISTLVAGSMFLLWLGEQVTERGIGNGISLLIFAGIVAGLPGAFGGTLELVSTGEIGGAVVLLLLLVILGVTAFVVFVERGQRRITVNYAQRQQGQRMYAAQTSHLPLKLNMAGVIPAIFASSILLFPSTLASWAGSGDNALSWLRHVTTALSPGQPLYVLLYAAGIVFFCFFYTAVVFNPKDTADNLKRSGAFLPGVRPGEQTARYIDGVVTRLTVAGAAYIALVCLLPEFMIVYWNVPFYFGGTSLLIVVITIMDFMAQVQTHVMSHQYEGLMKKANLKGRGAAGLFGPR
- the rpsM gene encoding 30S ribosomal protein S13 — encoded protein: MARIAGINIPDNKHARVALTSIYGVGATRALEICAAAQIEPARRIRDLSEAEVEALRREVGKLTVEGDLRRELQINIKRLMDLGTYRGLRHRRGLPVRGQRTRTNARTRKGPRKPIRK
- the murU gene encoding N-acetylmuramate alpha-1-phosphate uridylyltransferase MurU, which codes for MKAMLLAAGLGTRMGELTRDLPKPLLDVDGKPLIAHLLESLVAAGFADLVINVAYLGEQIEAALGDGSRFGARIAYSREPDGPLGTGGGVKRALPLLGTAPFLLVNADVRSDYPFGRLRRPLVGRAHLVLVDNPAHNPAGDFALGPDGRLANQGEPMLTFAGLSVLDPRLLESAGKGAFSLTPLLRAAADAGQLHGERYAGTWLDVGTPARLAQARTPHS
- a CDS encoding PGPGW domain-containing protein is translated as MIDAIQSLATRMLALLGIDPRWLAWATPVSLLTLLATVALLPLLVARLPQDYFYREHRPPQPHTGHWLLRYSLLIVKNLLGAVLLVAGLAMVVLPGPGIVTILAAFALLNLPGKYRLERWLVSRPQVRAAISMMRERAGQPPLHLP
- a CDS encoding DnaJ C-terminal domain-containing protein — its product is MEYKDYYKTLGVARDASAEDIKRAYRKLARKYHPDVSKEANAENRFKDVAEAYEVLKDADKRAAYDQLGSNWQAGQGFSPPPDWHGGKGFEFRSSGGGAGFSDFFDSLFGRGFAGSQGPQRRSARGEDQQARVQITLEDAFHGSSRAVNLSQPGGRSRTLEVRIPKGVRAGQRIRLAGQGSNGGDLYLEIEFAPHRLYRLEGADLYLDLPITPWEAALGATVKVPTLGGVVELNIPAGSQSGDTLRLRGRGLPTTPTPGDQYVVLKMVTPPALTDAARELYGRLAKELPMDPRRTLFP
- the rpoA gene encoding DNA-directed RNA polymerase subunit alpha; the protein is MQSSVYEFLKPKLVKVERLSPVHSKVTLEPLERGFGHTLGNALRRVMLSSLPGAAITEVQIEGALHEFTTLEGMQEDVIELLLNLKGVAVRLNGRDEATVRLSKKGPGVVTAADIEVSHDVEVVNKDIYLATLMATGKLDMTLTVRVGRGYQPAAVADEGEELPSIGSLRLDALYSPVRQVSYSVEAARVEQRTDLDKLIIDIESNGTIDPEEAIRRAATILYEQFAVFVELQGGAAPGRSREMVGDIDPILMQPVEELELTVRSANCLKAENIHFIGDLIQRTEADLLRTPNLGKKSLNEIKEILARHGLSLGMRLEGWPPANLPRPTEMIS
- the rpsK gene encoding 30S ribosomal protein S11; its protein translation is MAKPNTSKTRKRVKKNVSEGVAHVHASFNNTIITITDRQGNALSWATAGSCGFKGSRKSTPFAAQVAADKAGTKAQEFGVKTLDVVVNGPGPGRDSAVRSLNNGGFKILSITDVTPIPHNGCRPPKKRRV
- the rplQ gene encoding 50S ribosomal protein L17, which codes for MRHRKIGRKLGRNSSHRVAMFKNMTAALVQEELIRTTLPKAKELRRVIEPLITRAKVDSVANRRLVFARLRDKEAVSKLFGELGPRYAARPGGYLRILKCGFRPGDAAPMAYVELVDRPAGEANAAAD
- the rpmJ gene encoding 50S ribosomal protein L36, producing MKVRASVKKLCRNCKIIRRKGVVRVICVEARHKQRQG
- a CDS encoding cob(I)yrinic acid a,c-diamide adenosyltransferase, translating into MGKRLTRIYTRTGDQGSTGLGDGSRVAKDAARVEAYGTVDELNSVVGLLRTHALPEPMDSWLGEIQHRLFDLGGELCIPGHTIISDAHVTSLEQWLDRLNDDLEPLADFILPGGSPAAAVCHLARTVCRRAERRVVTLQAQEPVNGPALRYLNRLSDLLFVMSRSLNRAVGVADVLWQRPAQ
- a CDS encoding phosphotransferase; this encodes MARMLTTSPPGLFVPVSAASDPRLAALSAWLTQRLAGFTLEPASADASFRRYFRVFHSGGTLIAMDAPPPQEDCRPFVQVAGLLHAAGLNAPQVLAADVERGFLLLSDLGRHTYLEVIGERNANSLMADAIGALVRWQASSRPGVLPPYDAALLGRELDLFPDWYVARHLGLEFTPAQAEAWLALRGLLIERAVTQSQVFVHRDYMPRNLMPGNGAHGGPGVLDFQDAVYGPVSYDVSSLLRDAFLSWPYRLEAQWLFEYWQQARAAGIDVPASFERFQTDCDFMGTQRHLKVLGIFARLNYRDGKPRYLAETPRFVGYIEAAASRTPALAPVARLLADLHARAAP